One Elgaria multicarinata webbii isolate HBS135686 ecotype San Diego chromosome 6, rElgMul1.1.pri, whole genome shotgun sequence DNA segment encodes these proteins:
- the PTAR1 gene encoding protein prenyltransferase alpha subunit repeat-containing protein 1 — MAESPEEVAVLVQRVVKDINNAFKRNPHIDEIGLIPCPEARYNRSPIVLVENKLGVESWCVKFLLPYVHNKLLHYRQRKQWLNKEELIDITCTLLLLNPDFTTAWNVRKELILSGTLNPVKDLHLGKLALTKFPKSPETWIHRRWVLQQLIQENSLPTLVTKGNLESAPTERIQRLVKEEMDVCCEAAGRYPSNYNAWSHRIWVLQNLAKLSTKILLDELSSTKHWVSMHVSDHSGFHYRQFLLKSLIGRTAADCTLQIYNPVANQQAPSLPKDEENDEAGAACAEEQWPDHHHLLLKEEIELCTDLINTYPGHETLWCHRRHVFYLQHHLKNKFLHPCTWSTVADNTDATLNNLHPGVALGPVTQAMDIDGLIESNKQGYIQETKRLKRAPMQDSVSLEVEYRFIDHVLSSCREAEQARFAGAYRKWLVSFLGQ; from the exons ATGGCCGAGTCTCCGGAGGAGGTGGCGGTGCTCGTGCAGAGGGTAGTGAAGGACATCAACAACGCCTTCAAGCGCAACCCCCACAT agaTGAAATTGGATTAATTCCCTGTCCTGAAGCCAGATACAACCGGAGTCCAATAGTCCTGGTAGAAAACAAACTTGGAGTGGAAAGCTGGTGTGTCAAGTTTCTGTTGCCATATGTCCATAACAAGCTTCTTCACTATAGACAAAGAAAGCAATGGCTCAACAAAGAAG aGTTGATAGATATCACCTGTACGTTGCTGCTACTGAACCCAGATTTCACTACTGCATGGAATGTAAG GAAAGAACTAATACTATCTGGCACTTTAAATCCAGTTAAAGATTTACATCTTGGAAAATTGGCACTAACTAAGTTTCCAAAGAGTCCAGAAACATGGATTCATAG ACGATGGGTGCTGCAACAACTAATTCAGGAAAACTCCTTGCCCACTCTTGTGACTaaagggaatttggaatcagcaCCTACAGAAAGAATACAGCGGTTAGTGAAAGAAGAAATGGATGTTTGCTGTGAAGCTGCTGGGAGATATCCAAGTAATTATAATGCCTGGTCCCATCGCATCTGGGTCTTACAGAACTTGGCAAAACTCAGTACAAAG ATTCTTCTTGATGAACTTTCTTCCACTAAACACTGGGTTTCCATGCACGTTTCAGACCATAGTGGATTCCATTACCGCCAGTTTTTATTAAAGTCTTTGATTGGCAGAACTGCAGCTGACTGTACTTTACAGATCTATAATCCAGTGGCCAATCAGCAAGCACCCAGTCTTCCAAAAGATGAAGAAAATGATGAAGCAGGAGCTGCCTGCGCAGAAGAACAATGGCcagatcatcatcatcttcttctaaAGGAAGAAATAGAGCTCTGCACTGATTTAATCAATACTTACCCTGGCCATGAAACCCTGTGGTGTCACAG acgGCATGTGTTTTACCTTCAGCACCACTTAAAGAACAAATTTCTACATCCATGCACCTGGTCAACAGTTGCAGACAATACTGATGCAACATTGAATAACTTACACCCTGGTGTCGCACTTGGTCCTGTGACCCAAGCCATGGATATTGACGGCTTAATTGAATCCAACAAACAAGGCTACATTCAAGAAACGAAACGTCTGAAACGTGCTCCTATGCAGGACTCTGTCAGTTTGGAAGTGGAATACAGGTTCATCGATCATGTTTTATCATCTTGTAGGGAGGCAGAGCAGGCAAGGTTTGCTGGTGCATACAGAAAATGGCTGGTTTCTTTTCTAGGTCAgtga